One genomic segment of Mycolicibacterium gilvum includes these proteins:
- a CDS encoding DUF5318 domain-containing protein, translating into MRLQRQVVDYALRRRSLLAEVYSGRTGVTEVCDANPYLLRAAKFHGKPSSVMCPICRKEQLTLVSWVFGDHLGAVSGSARSAEELVLLATKYDEFSVHVVEVCRTCSWNHLVKSYVLGAVPPPKGSRGPRRTQTARGTARTASE; encoded by the coding sequence GTGCGATTGCAGCGACAGGTGGTGGATTACGCGTTGCGGCGCCGATCCCTGCTGGCCGAGGTGTACTCGGGGCGCACCGGCGTCACCGAGGTCTGTGACGCCAATCCGTACCTTCTCAGAGCGGCGAAGTTTCACGGCAAGCCGAGTTCGGTGATGTGCCCGATCTGCCGCAAGGAGCAGTTGACCCTGGTGTCGTGGGTGTTCGGGGATCACCTCGGCGCGGTGTCCGGGTCGGCGCGTTCCGCGGAGGAACTCGTGCTGCTTGCCACCAAATACGACGAGTTCTCCGTACACGTGGTGGAGGTGTGCCGCACTTGCAGCTGGAATCATCTGGTCAAGTCCTACGTGCTCGGCGCGGTCCCGCCCCCGAAGGGGTCACGCGGGCCGCGTCGCACCCAGACCGCGCGCGGCACGGCGCGCACGGCCAGTGAATAG